A single region of the Brassica rapa cultivar Chiifu-401-42 chromosome A03, CAAS_Brap_v3.01, whole genome shotgun sequence genome encodes:
- the LOC103859004 gene encoding uncharacterized protein LOC103859004 isoform X1, which yields MNQSQVIDFSTELKQTDFQNSWSPTSIKDLLDREKNRTPNPMSLNPSFKQDRSSDPTKRHEIEKETSASRKLEENNSKSIQDPEEMALYSRVRSQEEEIHNLQEQIAAACLKDMQLLNEKCGLERKCADLRVAIDEKQNESVTSALNELARRKGDLEENLKLAHDLKVTEDERYIFMTSLLGLLAEYGVWPRVANATAISTGIKHLHDQLQWKIKTCNDRIREMSSGTEFTSKDNNNHDPRSSKGQASYGSTDHGTNDYRVNEQLMPPMDNVTRNPYQNLPQDTESLRFHNQTQQPKRESFGYSLSSVAGKEMIREREEKAESSSMFDPFNRNEEYASHVYEEGPGIDGFQIIGEAIPGEKVLGCGFPVRGTTLCMFQWVRHLEDGTRQYIEGATHPEYIVTADDVHKLIAVECIPMDDQGRQGELVRLFANDQNKIRCDAEMQTEIDTYISRGQASFNVQLLMDSTESWEPASVILKRSSYQIKTNNGEAIVISEKYSKELLIKVPCGESTQFVLISYDGSSHPISTLNVRMRDTLVLTMRMLQSKALDERRKGRV from the exons ATGAATCAAAGTCAAGTAATAGACTTTTCCACGGAATTGAAGCAAACAGACTTTCAAAACTCATGGTCTCCCACATCAATCAAAGATCTTCTTG ACAGAGAGAAAAACAGAACACCAAATCCGATGTCCTTGAATCCGAGCTTTAAACAAGATCGAAGCTCTGATCCAACCAAGAG GCATGAGATTGAGAAAGAAACTAGTGCTTCGAGGAAGCTAGAAGAGAATAATTCAAAGTCAATTCAAGATCCTGAGGAAATG GCACTTTACTCGAGAGTGAGATCACAAGAAGAAGAGATTCACAATCTCCAGGAACAAATTGCTGCTGCTTGTTTGAAG GATATGCAGCTGCTCAATGAGAAGTGTGGGTTAGAGAGAAAATGTGCTGATCTTCGAGTG GCTATTGATGAGAAGCAAAACGAGTCTGTTACATCCGCTTTGAATGAGTTAGCTCGTCGAAAAGGTGATCTTGAAGAAAACTTGAAGCTGGCACATGATTTAAAG GTTACAGAAGACGAGAGGTATATATTCATGACGTCATTACTTGGTTTATTAGCCGAGTATGGTGTTTGGCCTCGTGTTGCAAATGCTACCGCTATATCCACCGGCATAAAG CACTTGCATGATCAGCTGCAATGGAAGATTAAAACTTGCAAT GATAGGATTAGGGAAATGTCATCAGGAACAGAGTTTACTAGTAAAGACAACAACAACCATGATCCGAGGAGTTCGAAAGGTCAAGCTTCTTATGGATCCACG GATCATGGTACTAATGATTACCGGGTCAATGAACAGCTAATGCCACCAATGGACAATGTTACTAGAAACCCTTATCAGAACCTTCCGCAAGACACTGAAAGCTTGAGGTTTCATAATCAGACACAGCAGCCGAAAAG GGAGAGTTTTGGATATTCTCTGAGTAGCGTGGCGGGGAAGGAGatgattagagagagagaagagaaagctGAGAGCTCTTCCATGTTTGATCCTTTTAACAGGAATGAAGAATACGCTTCTCATGTTTATGAAG AGGGACCTGGAATAGATGGGTTTCAGATTATTGGAGAAGCAATACCTGGAGAGAAAGTTCTTGGTTGCGGGTTTCCAGTGAGAGGAACCACTCTCTGTATGTTTCAG TGGGTTAGGCATCTTGAAGATGGTACAAGACAATACATTGAGG GAGCCACACATCCAGAGTATATAGTTACCGCGGATGATGTGCACAAACTGATTGCTGTTGAGTGTATTCCAATGGATGATCAAGGCCGTCAG GGTGAATTAGTGAGGCTGTTTGCTAATGATCAAAACAAGATAAGATGTG ATGCAGAGATGCAAACAGAAATCGACACGTATATATCCAGAGGTCAGGCTAGCTTCAATGTGCAGCTCCTG ATGGATTCAACAGAGAGTTGGGAGCCTGCGAGTGTTATTTTGAAGAGATCTAGTTACCAGATCAAAACGAACAACGGAGAAGCTATTGTGATCTCAGAGAAATACTCAAAGGAGCTCCTG ATAAAGGTACCGTGTGGAGAATCAACACAGTTTGTTCTGATAAGTTATGATGGATCCTCACATCCTATAAGCACTCTCAACGTTCg CATGCGTGATACGCTCGTCTTGACGATGAGAATGCTTCAAAGCAAG GCACTGGACGAACGCAGAAAAGGACGAGTTTAG
- the LOC103859005 gene encoding protein SCAI — translation MSQLITGNSIPLSEVYWSLVNKADKKFSKIRDLPFYERSRYENYFFKVFKVYTQLWKFQQENRQKLVEAGLKRWEIGEIASRIAQLYYGHYMRTSDAGYLAESYVFYEAILTREYFKDGLFQDLNIANKQLRFLARFLMVCLVLGRREMVHQLVEQFRRLIDECKRTFQENDFKEWKVVAQEIVRFLKSDTAFMNIRPLRYSLVLDPNLDASTPRASRSLRLTDAILSSYHYNEVKYSELTLDSFRMLQCLEWEPSGSLYQSAGPKMGPNAPTGASRVNSQNVTDPTLPPNPRKAVLYRPSITNFLALLATICEELPSNGVVLIYLSASGKIGQTSLSPLGGRSVTSVEENILRDFESHTIKQDGDPSVQTKPSGERPGQSLRQISEDAVEHGLSFGSHGLTGPSCIYPSDLVPFTRKPLFIIIDSDNSTAFKNICGAEKGEPAALLLSPSHTPPLISADFSRQPSGSLFTIFLTAPVQAFCLLIGISGSDIETDVFTKAERVLSSSMNEWASTLAASDTLHPVWSQILKDPFLRRLLLRFIFCRAVLALYTPVFNNKQNQPECFPSLPEFLLPAAPAIQAAVLQMANVFGGASKFTLPQDITML, via the exons ATGTCGCAGCTAATCACCGGCAACAGCATCCCGCTGAGTGAAGTCTACTGGTCTCTCGTCAACAAAGCCGACAAAAAATTCTCCAAGATCAGAGACTTGCCTTTCTACGAACGCAGCAG GTACGAAAACTATTTCTTCAAGGTGTTCAAAGTCTACACTCAGCTCTGGAAGTTTCAGCAAGAGAATCGCCAGAAGCTCGTGGAGGCTGGGCTCAAGAGGTGGGAGATCGGAGAGATCGCGTCTCGAATTGCGCAGCTTTACTATGGACATTACATGCGCACGAGCGATGCTGGCTACTTGGCCGAGTCCTATGTCTTCTATGAAGCGATTTTGACTAGGGAGTATTTCAAAGATGGGTTGTTTCAGGATCTGAATATCGCGAACAAGCAGCTGAGGTTTCTTGCGAGGTTTCTTATGGTGTGTTTGGTGTTAGGCCGTAGGGAGATGGTGCATCAGCTCGTTGAGCAGTTTAGACGGTTGATTGATGAATGCAAGAGGACGTTCCAG GAAAATGATTTTAAAGAATGGAAGGTGGTGGCGCAGGAGATAGTTAGGTTTCTGAAATCTGACACTGCTTTCATGAACATCAGGCCTCTAAGATACAGCCTTGTGCTGGATCCTAATCTGGATGCTAGTACACCTCGTGCAAGTAGGTCTTTAAGGCTGACAGATGCAATCTTGAGCAGTTATCACTACAATGAG GTCAAGTATTCAGAGCTCACGCTTGATTCGTTCAGGATGCTTCAGTGCTTAGAGTGGGAACCGAGCGGTTCCTTATATCAATCAGCTGGTCCTAAAATGGGTCCGAATGCTCCCACCGGAGCTTCTCGTGTAAACTCTCAGAACGTGACTGATCCTACTTTGCCGCCTAACCCTCGCAAAGCTGTCCTTTATCGTCCATCCATAACAAATTTCTTGGCT CTTTTGGCAACCATTTGCGAGGAGCTTCCTTCTAATGGCGTAGTTCTAATATATCTCTCTGCTTCTG GAAAGATTGGACAGACTTCATTATCTCCTTTGGGTGGTAGAAGTGTAACTAGCGTTGAGGAGAATATTTTGAGAGACTTCGAGTCTCATACAATCAAACAAGACGGAGACCCATCAGTTCAAACAAAGCCATCTGGTGAAAGACCGGGTCAGTCTTTGAGGCAAATCAGTGAAGACGCAGTGGAGCATGGTTTGTCTTTTGGTAGTCACGGACTCACAG GACCAAGCTGCATCTATCCTTCTGATTTAGTTCCATTCACAAGGAAACCTCTTTTCATAATTATTGACAGTGATAACAGCACAGCTTTTAAG aatatttGTGGAGCAGAGAAAGGAGAACCAGCCGCATTGCTTCTATCTCCATCACATACTCCCCCACTTATATCTGCTGATTTCTCTCGTCAACCTAGTGGTAGCCTCTTCACCATTTTTCTCACCGCACCAGTCCAAGCATTTTGCTTGCTAATCGGGATTTCAGGCTCTGATATCGAAACG GATGTTTTTACCAAGGCTGAGAGGGTTCTTTCCTCGTCTATGAATGAATGGGCTTCGACTTTGGCAGCATCAGATACCCTTCACCCCGTTTGGTCGCAGATACTAAAAGATCCCTTCTTGAGACGACTTCTCCTAAG ATTCATATTCTGCCGAGCTGTCTTGGCACTGTACACTCCAGTCTTCAATAACAAACAGAATCAACCAGAGTGCTTTCCGTCTCTCCCGGAATTCTTATTACCAGCCGCTCCTGCCATTCAAGCCGCTGTGCTTCAGATGGCCAATGTATTTGGTGGAGCAAGCAAGTTTACTTTACCTCAAGATATCACAATGCTCTAA
- the LOC103859004 gene encoding uncharacterized protein LOC103859004 isoform X4, translating into MSLNPSFKQDRSSDPTKRHEIEKETSASRKLEENNSKSIQDPEEMALYSRVRSQEEEIHNLQEQIAAACLKDMQLLNEKCGLERKCADLRVAIDEKQNESVTSALNELARRKGDLEENLKLAHDLKVTEDERYIFMTSLLGLLAEYGVWPRVANATAISTGIKHLHDQLQWKIKTCNDRIREMSSGTEFTSKDNNNHDPRSSKGQASYGSTDHGTNDYRVNEQLMPPMDNVTRNPYQNLPQDTESLRFHNQTQQPKRESFGYSLSSVAGKEMIREREEKAESSSMFDPFNRNEEYASHVYEEGPGIDGFQIIGEAIPGEKVLGCGFPVRGTTLCMFQWVRHLEDGTRQYIEGATHPEYIVTADDVHKLIAVECIPMDDQGRQGELVRLFANDQNKIRCDAEMQTEIDTYISRGQASFNVQLLMDSTESWEPASVILKRSSYQIKTNNGEAIVISEKYSKELLIKVPCGESTQFVLISYDGSSHPISTLNVRMRDTLVLTMRMLQSKALDERRKGRV; encoded by the exons ATGTCCTTGAATCCGAGCTTTAAACAAGATCGAAGCTCTGATCCAACCAAGAG GCATGAGATTGAGAAAGAAACTAGTGCTTCGAGGAAGCTAGAAGAGAATAATTCAAAGTCAATTCAAGATCCTGAGGAAATG GCACTTTACTCGAGAGTGAGATCACAAGAAGAAGAGATTCACAATCTCCAGGAACAAATTGCTGCTGCTTGTTTGAAG GATATGCAGCTGCTCAATGAGAAGTGTGGGTTAGAGAGAAAATGTGCTGATCTTCGAGTG GCTATTGATGAGAAGCAAAACGAGTCTGTTACATCCGCTTTGAATGAGTTAGCTCGTCGAAAAGGTGATCTTGAAGAAAACTTGAAGCTGGCACATGATTTAAAG GTTACAGAAGACGAGAGGTATATATTCATGACGTCATTACTTGGTTTATTAGCCGAGTATGGTGTTTGGCCTCGTGTTGCAAATGCTACCGCTATATCCACCGGCATAAAG CACTTGCATGATCAGCTGCAATGGAAGATTAAAACTTGCAAT GATAGGATTAGGGAAATGTCATCAGGAACAGAGTTTACTAGTAAAGACAACAACAACCATGATCCGAGGAGTTCGAAAGGTCAAGCTTCTTATGGATCCACG GATCATGGTACTAATGATTACCGGGTCAATGAACAGCTAATGCCACCAATGGACAATGTTACTAGAAACCCTTATCAGAACCTTCCGCAAGACACTGAAAGCTTGAGGTTTCATAATCAGACACAGCAGCCGAAAAG GGAGAGTTTTGGATATTCTCTGAGTAGCGTGGCGGGGAAGGAGatgattagagagagagaagagaaagctGAGAGCTCTTCCATGTTTGATCCTTTTAACAGGAATGAAGAATACGCTTCTCATGTTTATGAAG AGGGACCTGGAATAGATGGGTTTCAGATTATTGGAGAAGCAATACCTGGAGAGAAAGTTCTTGGTTGCGGGTTTCCAGTGAGAGGAACCACTCTCTGTATGTTTCAG TGGGTTAGGCATCTTGAAGATGGTACAAGACAATACATTGAGG GAGCCACACATCCAGAGTATATAGTTACCGCGGATGATGTGCACAAACTGATTGCTGTTGAGTGTATTCCAATGGATGATCAAGGCCGTCAG GGTGAATTAGTGAGGCTGTTTGCTAATGATCAAAACAAGATAAGATGTG ATGCAGAGATGCAAACAGAAATCGACACGTATATATCCAGAGGTCAGGCTAGCTTCAATGTGCAGCTCCTG ATGGATTCAACAGAGAGTTGGGAGCCTGCGAGTGTTATTTTGAAGAGATCTAGTTACCAGATCAAAACGAACAACGGAGAAGCTATTGTGATCTCAGAGAAATACTCAAAGGAGCTCCTG ATAAAGGTACCGTGTGGAGAATCAACACAGTTTGTTCTGATAAGTTATGATGGATCCTCACATCCTATAAGCACTCTCAACGTTCg CATGCGTGATACGCTCGTCTTGACGATGAGAATGCTTCAAAGCAAG GCACTGGACGAACGCAGAAAAGGACGAGTTTAG
- the LOC103859004 gene encoding uncharacterized protein LOC103859004 isoform X2: MIVGFFSDREKNRTPNPMSLNPSFKQDRSSDPTKRHEIEKETSASRKLEENNSKSIQDPEEMQALYSRVRSQEEEIHNLQEQIAAACLKDMQLLNEKCGLERKCADLRVAIDEKQNESVTSALNELARRKGDLEENLKLAHDLKVTEDERYIFMTSLLGLLAEYGVWPRVANATAISTGIKHLHDQLQWKIKTCNDRIREMSSGTEFTSKDNNNHDPRSSKGQASYGSTDHGTNDYRVNEQLMPPMDNVTRNPYQNLPQDTESLRFHNQTQQPKRESFGYSLSSVAGKEMIREREEKAESSSMFDPFNRNEEYASHVYEEGPGIDGFQIIGEAIPGEKVLGCGFPVRGTTLCMFQWVRHLEDGTRQYIEGATHPEYIVTADDVHKLIAVECIPMDDQGRQGELVRLFANDQNKIRCDAEMQTEIDTYISRGQASFNVQLLMDSTESWEPASVILKRSSYQIKTNNGEAIVISEKYSKELLIKVPCGESTQFVLISYDGSSHPISTLNVRMRDTLVLTMRMLQSKALDERRKGRV; this comes from the exons ATGATAGTTGGGTTCTTCTCAGACAGAGAGAAAAACAGAACACCAAATCCGATGTCCTTGAATCCGAGCTTTAAACAAGATCGAAGCTCTGATCCAACCAAGAG GCATGAGATTGAGAAAGAAACTAGTGCTTCGAGGAAGCTAGAAGAGAATAATTCAAAGTCAATTCAAGATCCTGAGGAAATG cagGCACTTTACTCGAGAGTGAGATCACAAGAAGAAGAGATTCACAATCTCCAGGAACAAATTGCTGCTGCTTGTTTGAAG GATATGCAGCTGCTCAATGAGAAGTGTGGGTTAGAGAGAAAATGTGCTGATCTTCGAGTG GCTATTGATGAGAAGCAAAACGAGTCTGTTACATCCGCTTTGAATGAGTTAGCTCGTCGAAAAGGTGATCTTGAAGAAAACTTGAAGCTGGCACATGATTTAAAG GTTACAGAAGACGAGAGGTATATATTCATGACGTCATTACTTGGTTTATTAGCCGAGTATGGTGTTTGGCCTCGTGTTGCAAATGCTACCGCTATATCCACCGGCATAAAG CACTTGCATGATCAGCTGCAATGGAAGATTAAAACTTGCAAT GATAGGATTAGGGAAATGTCATCAGGAACAGAGTTTACTAGTAAAGACAACAACAACCATGATCCGAGGAGTTCGAAAGGTCAAGCTTCTTATGGATCCACG GATCATGGTACTAATGATTACCGGGTCAATGAACAGCTAATGCCACCAATGGACAATGTTACTAGAAACCCTTATCAGAACCTTCCGCAAGACACTGAAAGCTTGAGGTTTCATAATCAGACACAGCAGCCGAAAAG GGAGAGTTTTGGATATTCTCTGAGTAGCGTGGCGGGGAAGGAGatgattagagagagagaagagaaagctGAGAGCTCTTCCATGTTTGATCCTTTTAACAGGAATGAAGAATACGCTTCTCATGTTTATGAAG AGGGACCTGGAATAGATGGGTTTCAGATTATTGGAGAAGCAATACCTGGAGAGAAAGTTCTTGGTTGCGGGTTTCCAGTGAGAGGAACCACTCTCTGTATGTTTCAG TGGGTTAGGCATCTTGAAGATGGTACAAGACAATACATTGAGG GAGCCACACATCCAGAGTATATAGTTACCGCGGATGATGTGCACAAACTGATTGCTGTTGAGTGTATTCCAATGGATGATCAAGGCCGTCAG GGTGAATTAGTGAGGCTGTTTGCTAATGATCAAAACAAGATAAGATGTG ATGCAGAGATGCAAACAGAAATCGACACGTATATATCCAGAGGTCAGGCTAGCTTCAATGTGCAGCTCCTG ATGGATTCAACAGAGAGTTGGGAGCCTGCGAGTGTTATTTTGAAGAGATCTAGTTACCAGATCAAAACGAACAACGGAGAAGCTATTGTGATCTCAGAGAAATACTCAAAGGAGCTCCTG ATAAAGGTACCGTGTGGAGAATCAACACAGTTTGTTCTGATAAGTTATGATGGATCCTCACATCCTATAAGCACTCTCAACGTTCg CATGCGTGATACGCTCGTCTTGACGATGAGAATGCTTCAAAGCAAG GCACTGGACGAACGCAGAAAAGGACGAGTTTAG
- the LOC103859004 gene encoding uncharacterized protein LOC103859004 isoform X3: MSLNPSFKQDRSSDPTKRHEIEKETSASRKLEENNSKSIQDPEEMQALYSRVRSQEEEIHNLQEQIAAACLKDMQLLNEKCGLERKCADLRVAIDEKQNESVTSALNELARRKGDLEENLKLAHDLKVTEDERYIFMTSLLGLLAEYGVWPRVANATAISTGIKHLHDQLQWKIKTCNDRIREMSSGTEFTSKDNNNHDPRSSKGQASYGSTDHGTNDYRVNEQLMPPMDNVTRNPYQNLPQDTESLRFHNQTQQPKRESFGYSLSSVAGKEMIREREEKAESSSMFDPFNRNEEYASHVYEEGPGIDGFQIIGEAIPGEKVLGCGFPVRGTTLCMFQWVRHLEDGTRQYIEGATHPEYIVTADDVHKLIAVECIPMDDQGRQGELVRLFANDQNKIRCDAEMQTEIDTYISRGQASFNVQLLMDSTESWEPASVILKRSSYQIKTNNGEAIVISEKYSKELLIKVPCGESTQFVLISYDGSSHPISTLNVRMRDTLVLTMRMLQSKALDERRKGRV; this comes from the exons ATGTCCTTGAATCCGAGCTTTAAACAAGATCGAAGCTCTGATCCAACCAAGAG GCATGAGATTGAGAAAGAAACTAGTGCTTCGAGGAAGCTAGAAGAGAATAATTCAAAGTCAATTCAAGATCCTGAGGAAATG cagGCACTTTACTCGAGAGTGAGATCACAAGAAGAAGAGATTCACAATCTCCAGGAACAAATTGCTGCTGCTTGTTTGAAG GATATGCAGCTGCTCAATGAGAAGTGTGGGTTAGAGAGAAAATGTGCTGATCTTCGAGTG GCTATTGATGAGAAGCAAAACGAGTCTGTTACATCCGCTTTGAATGAGTTAGCTCGTCGAAAAGGTGATCTTGAAGAAAACTTGAAGCTGGCACATGATTTAAAG GTTACAGAAGACGAGAGGTATATATTCATGACGTCATTACTTGGTTTATTAGCCGAGTATGGTGTTTGGCCTCGTGTTGCAAATGCTACCGCTATATCCACCGGCATAAAG CACTTGCATGATCAGCTGCAATGGAAGATTAAAACTTGCAAT GATAGGATTAGGGAAATGTCATCAGGAACAGAGTTTACTAGTAAAGACAACAACAACCATGATCCGAGGAGTTCGAAAGGTCAAGCTTCTTATGGATCCACG GATCATGGTACTAATGATTACCGGGTCAATGAACAGCTAATGCCACCAATGGACAATGTTACTAGAAACCCTTATCAGAACCTTCCGCAAGACACTGAAAGCTTGAGGTTTCATAATCAGACACAGCAGCCGAAAAG GGAGAGTTTTGGATATTCTCTGAGTAGCGTGGCGGGGAAGGAGatgattagagagagagaagagaaagctGAGAGCTCTTCCATGTTTGATCCTTTTAACAGGAATGAAGAATACGCTTCTCATGTTTATGAAG AGGGACCTGGAATAGATGGGTTTCAGATTATTGGAGAAGCAATACCTGGAGAGAAAGTTCTTGGTTGCGGGTTTCCAGTGAGAGGAACCACTCTCTGTATGTTTCAG TGGGTTAGGCATCTTGAAGATGGTACAAGACAATACATTGAGG GAGCCACACATCCAGAGTATATAGTTACCGCGGATGATGTGCACAAACTGATTGCTGTTGAGTGTATTCCAATGGATGATCAAGGCCGTCAG GGTGAATTAGTGAGGCTGTTTGCTAATGATCAAAACAAGATAAGATGTG ATGCAGAGATGCAAACAGAAATCGACACGTATATATCCAGAGGTCAGGCTAGCTTCAATGTGCAGCTCCTG ATGGATTCAACAGAGAGTTGGGAGCCTGCGAGTGTTATTTTGAAGAGATCTAGTTACCAGATCAAAACGAACAACGGAGAAGCTATTGTGATCTCAGAGAAATACTCAAAGGAGCTCCTG ATAAAGGTACCGTGTGGAGAATCAACACAGTTTGTTCTGATAAGTTATGATGGATCCTCACATCCTATAAGCACTCTCAACGTTCg CATGCGTGATACGCTCGTCTTGACGATGAGAATGCTTCAAAGCAAG GCACTGGACGAACGCAGAAAAGGACGAGTTTAG